Within the Acidimicrobiia bacterium genome, the region CGTCGAGCGCGTCGGCGCAGCGGCGCGCGTGGGCGACCGACGCGAGCAATCCGTGCCAGTCATGCGCGGACGCGAACTCGACCAAGGTGTCCTCGATCGCGGCGTAGGCATCCTCGTGTCCTTGGGGACGACCGTGACAGATCGCGAGCGCGGCGCCCGTCGAGATCTCGCCCTGCGCCCACGCCTTCGACGTGAGCGGCAGCTCGTCGCACGTCAGCCCCGCTCCGAGCGAGTTCCGCGCGTCGCGCCGCGGCTGGCCGGTGAGGTGCTGCGCCCACGCGGGGGTCGAGCCGGCGCCGTCCGCGTTCGGGATCCCGCGCCGGTGGATCGCCGCGAGCAGTCGCGCCCGCCGGTGCTCGAGCCGGTCGATCTCGCGTGCGACCAGAAGGAGCTCGGCGCGCAGCGCGCCATCGGCCAGCTCGTCGGTCGGCACTCCGACGACGCCGTCGACCGCAGCTCGCAGCTCGTTCAGCACCTCACCATCATATCGAACATATGTTCGATACATCAAGAGGCAATGTGGCAGACTCGACGAGCGCGCGGTACCGGGCCTCGCTCTGCGCGAGCGCTTCGCTCGCCTCGACGTGCTGTGTGATGTCGGCGACGGTGCCGAGCCGGTACGTCGCGCGGCCGTCGTCGGAAGGCGCGAGGCCGATGTGCACGCGGCCGACGAAGATCGAACCTCTCGTCGACGGTCGACGCCTCCGCGACGCCCGCCTACTGTGCCGACCGTTCCGGGAAGCTGCCGAGACGGGGTGGCGATGCGCAGGGCGGCGGCCGCAATGCTGGTGGTCGGACTCGGTTTCGGAGGCCTGGCCGCGCCGACCGCGGCGGGTGCACGCCCCGCGGTCTGGACGCCGCAGCCGTCGCTGTCGGCACCCGACGCGGCGGTGGGCGACAGCTTCGGCGCGGGGGTCGTGATCTCGGTCTCGGGTACGACCGCGTTCGTCAGCGCGCCCGAGAAGGAGATCGACGGCCACGACATGGCCGGCGCGGTCGACGTGTTCGTGCGCGACGGCGACGGCTGGACGTTCCAGGCCGAGCTGACCGCGAACGACGGTGCCCGGCTCGACTTCTTCGGGGCGTCGGTGTCGACGACGAAGGACGGCTCGACGGTCGTGATCGGCGCGCCGTTCAAGACCGTCTCGGGCAAGCGCAACGCGGGCGCGGCGTACGTCTTCGTCCGTACCGGAACGACGTGGAAGCAGCGCGTCGAGCTGACCGGCGCGCCGTCGGGCCGCGGCAACCAGTTCGGCGCCGAGGTGGCGATCAACGGCGTCGCCGGCGTGATCGCGGTCGGCGCGCCGCGGCGCTCGGTCGCAGGGTTCCACCGCGCGGGCGCCGTCTACGTGTTCAAGCGCAACGGCCAGACCTATCCGCAGTACCAGCTCCTCACCGAGCCGTCGCCCGGTGCCGCGCACTCCTTCGGCTGGGCGCTCGCCGTGAAGGAGAGCCAGGTCATCGTGTCGAGCCCGTTCCGCGTGAACGACAACGGCAGCACCGGCGTCGTGTACGGCTTCGAGAACCCGACCGGGCCGTACGAGCTGAAGTCGACGCTCACCGCGGCGGACGGCCAGCCCGGCGACGACTTCGGCTGGGACGTGTCGGAGTCGGTCGCGACGATGGTGATCTCCGCTCGCTATCACGCGAGCGCGCACGGCGTCGGCGCGGTCTACGTCTTCACGCACAGCGATCGCACCGACGTCTGGACCGCGCGACCGCCGATCCTGCCGCCCGACGGGTCGAGCACCGACGACTTCGGCGAGGTGGTCTCCATCTCCAACGGCACGGTCGCCATCGGTGATCCGTTGCACGACATCGGCGAGAGCTCGGACCAGGGCGCCACCTACGTGTACGCGGGCGCCGCCGCGCACTGGACACTCCGCGCCGAGCTCACCGCCTCGGACGCGCATGCCTTCACCAACTTCGGTCAGTCGGTCGCCGCGTTCCCCGACACCGTCATGGTCGGCGAGCGCGACCACGACGCGAACGGCGTGACCGATGCCGGGATCGTCGACGTGTTCGCGCGGTCCTGATTCGGCTTGCGCCCGCACGCGCCTTCGGCGTCGCGCCGACGCGTTCGCCGGCGAACGTTCACAGCGTCCGCGCCGCGGGCGCGAGGCCGACGTAGCGGATGTCGTCGGGCGGGGCGACGCCATTGGTCTGGAACTCCGCGATACCGGGCCGGTACTGGAAGCACGGCGTGTACTCGCTGACCTCGAGGACGGCACCGTAGGTGCCGGGCGCCACGTCCGGGCCCCACGCGCGCCGTGTCCCCGGTTGGGTGATCGCGTCCCCGTGGCCGGGCAGCCACGTCTTCTGCTCCTGGATCGAGGAGCACTGGAGCACGGTGCCGTCGGCGAGCCCGACCGCGTACGTGTCGGTCGTCGGGTCGGCGTAGAAGCGGTAGTAGCCGATGAGGCCGTTCTGCTCGTTCACGTCGCCCTGACGGCTCTCGACGAGCGTGGCGGCCCACACGCTCGTGAGCGTCGCCGGCGCGAACTGCGCGGGCAGGTCGACGATGCCGTCGTCCTTCACGCTCTGCCAGAAGGACGCGAGCATGCCCGCCGCGGGCGGCCTCGCCGTGGGTGCAGGTTGCGCGAAGCCGTCGGCCGCGAGCGCGTATCCGAACTCCGTCGCGTTGCCGATGGGTTGCCCGCCACCGGCGAACGCGAGTCGCCACGGATCTGCCGGACCACTGCGCGTGTACACGAGCAGCGCGCTCCACCGCGTGTCGTTGAGCGTGGTGTTCAGCTGCGCGAAGAACGACGCCGGATACGAGTGCTGGTGGGCGACGGCCACGGAGATGTCGGACGCAGGGCCGAAGCGATCGCCAATCGCACAACCGCACGCGCGCTCGACGTCGATCGCGAGCGCGGAACCGGTCTCCAGCTCTTCGACGCGAACGTTTCGTTGCTGCGCGATCGCGTCGCGGCGCGCGTCCCACGAGCTCTGCACGACGGCCCGTGCGGTCGGCGGATCGATGACATCGGGCCCCGGGGGATCTGCGAAGAGCACGGGGGGAACTGCCGACGTCGTCCCGACCGGGCGCGTGCGAGGGAAGGCCACGATGTCGGGGTCACCGTTCGCGTCGAGCCTCGGGTGATAGCTGGGGGTGAACTGCGGAGCGGGCGTTGCGCCGGTCGTGGGCGCGGCCGCCCGCGAGCTGTCATCACGGTCGTCGCTCTGGAACGCGACGAAGGCGAGAAAGATGAGGAGCGCCGTGAACACGACGACCAGCACCGTCACCCACGTGCTGAGGCGCGACGGCGCTCCGATCGACGCGCCCGCACCCGTTGCCATCGACGGCGGCGGACTCCAGCCGCCCCGGGTCGGCGGCGGCGGCGACGGCGTGGTCTGCTCGGTCCAGCGCGCGCCGTCCCAGTAGCGGGCACCGGTTCCGCCGGCGGGATCCGGGTACCAGCCCGGTGCTGCAGTTCCCACCCCGTCTCATCGGCGCGCCGCCGGTGCGCCTGAACGCCGCGCCGGGGCAGACTGCGCCGATGGACACGGCGCCGACACCCGCCGAGCGGATCCGAGAGGTGCTCGCGCTCGCGGGCGCGATGGACGTCGAGGCGATCGCGCGCCACCTCGCCCCCGATGTCGTCATGGAGCTGCCCTACGCGCCGCCGCCGCTGCCGCGTCGCTACGACGGGCTCAGCGAAGTGCTCGGGTTCCAGCGCGCGACCGCACCGTTGTTCGAGCGGTTCGCGCTCGAGGTCGAGCGCATCCACGTCGCGCCGGGCCCGCCGACGGTCGTGATCGCGGAGTACCGCAGCGACGGCGTGGTCGCGCAGTCGGGCCGGCCGTATCGCAACCGCTATGTCACGGTCTTCGAGCTCGATCCGAGCGATCGCATCCGCCGCTGGCGCGAGTTCTACGACCCCGCGGCCGTGCGGGCGGCGTTTCCGGCCGAGCGGTAGAATAGAACACGTTCTTATTTCGTCCCGTGAGTGAAGCCGACCCCGAGGAGACCCGGATGGGCCGCCGCTTCCCGTTCCCGATCCCGTTCGGTTGGTTCCAGGTCGCGTACCCGGAAGACCTCGAGCCCGGCGACGTCACGCCGCTCCACTACTTCGGCCGCGAGCTGGTGCTGTGGCGCGAGGCGAACGGCGACTTCCATCTGCAGGACGCGTTCTGCCCGCACCTCGGCGCGCACATCGGCCACGGCGGAACCGTCGACGGCACCCAGGTCGTGTGCCCGTTCCACGGTTGGAAGTACGACGGCACCGGCGCGTGCACGAACACCCCGTACAGCCAGCGCACGAACAAGAAGGCGAAGCTGCGCACGTACCCGGTCGTCGTGCGGAACGGGTTCGTGATGGCCTGGTACCACCCGTACGACGAGCCGCCGCAGTGGGAGATCCCCGCGTTCTCCGAACCCGACGACCCGAACTTCACCGACTACTTCCGGTCGAGCTACATCATCCACACCGTGCCGCAGGAGATGTCGGAGAACGGCGCGGATCCCGCGCACTTTCTCTACGTGCACGGCACCGAGACCGTCGCCGAGATGGAGAGCTACGAGATCGACGGGCCGCGCTCGACGATGCTGTCGAAGCAGTCGTACGTGACGCCGCGCGGCACCACGTGGGGTCGCATCGACGTGTTCAACCACGGGCCCGGTTTCTCCGCGGTGTGGTTCTCGGGCATCGTCGACGCGCTGAACATCGCGACCACGACGCCGATCGACGACGAGACGACGCAGGTGCGCTTCAACTTCACCGTGCGCAAGTTCGACGACGAGAAAATGACGTCGACGGTCGCGGAGGCGTTCGTCGCGGAGATCAACAAGCAGGTGCAGGAAGACCGGCCGATCTGGGAGCACAAGCGCTTCCTGCCGGTGCCCGCGCTCGCCGACACCGACGGTCCGATCCTCAAGTTCCGCAAGTGGTACGGCCAGTTCTACGCGGAGCCGTACGAGATCAACGCCTGAGCTCGGCGTCGAGCAGCCGCACGGCTCCGAGATCTGAAGCTCGGAACGCGCGCAGTGCCGACTGCCGTTCCTCGGTGTCGTCCCCCTCGTCGCTCCCGCTCATCACGCGCAAGAGTCCCGCGTCGTCGCTCCGCCGCACGAGGGTCTCGCAGCGCTCGCAGACCGTCCAGAAGGTCGGCAGCGTGTGGCCCTTGCCGTCGAGCCGGTACTGGACGTGCGCGCGGTGGAGGAGATGTGCGAATCGCGGCCGTGACGCGTCGCAGAACGCACACGACTGATCCCGATTCGTGGTCGGCAGACCGGTCGCCTCGTCGAAGTCGTCGAGCACGCGCCCGAACGTACTCGCCGAGCTTGCGCGCGCGTGCTAGCAAGCTAGTATCGATGACCGATGGCGCGAGACGATGACGACGATCGCGAAGTCCGGCAGTTCAACGTCTACCTGCCGGTCGAGCTCATCCGGCGCGTGAAGCATCACGCGGTCGACACCGAGCAGTCGCTGTCGGCGATCGTGACCGCCGCGCTCGACGAGTACCTCGCGCGCGGCGCGAAGACGACGAGGGGGAAGCGGCGTGGCGACTGACGGCTTCATCGGGTTCTACGTGCAGACCCGCAACTACGGCGCGACCGCCGCGTTCTGGAAGTCGCTCGGCTTCGAGAACATGTTCGAGACCGGCCACGGGTCGGGTCAGTGGGTGCACCCGACCGGGGGCCCGTACGTGTTCGTCGACGAGCAACCCGACGGCGACCTCGAGACGCACCCGATCCTGAACGTCGCCGACTGCGAGCAGTTCGCGCCGAGCCGCGCGCCCGAGTTCGCCAAGGAGTTCACGCCCGAGCACTGGGGCGTGATGGAAGCAGTGATCCTCGATCCCGACGGCCGGCCCGTGAGTCTCCAGGCGCCGTTGCCGCCGGGCGTGAACGCGCCCGACCTCGACGCGCACCACGACGAGAAGTACGGCTAAGCGGCGCGAACCAGCTGCGCGACGGCGCGCAGCGAGTCGACGGTGTCGTAGTCGCGGCCCGCGTGGAAGCCGAACGGGTCCATCACGAGCGGACGGATGCCCGCGGCCCGCGCGCCCACGACGTCGATGCCGGGCATGTCGCCGACGTACCAGACGTCGTCGGCGCGCAGACCCATCGCGTCGAGTGCGATCGTGAAGATCCGTGGGTCGGGCTTCATCACGCCGACCGCTCCCGAGTCGATCACGCACTCGACCTCGACACCGATCCCCGGGCCGACCTGCAGGATCTCCTGTTCGCGCAGCTGCTCGGCGACGGTGCCGTTCGCGTTCGACACCACACCGAGCCGGACACCCGTGGCGGCGAGCTCGCGCAGCGAGTCGGCGGAGTCGGGGATGACGCGCGACCACAGGCCGCCGACCGTGAACTCCTGGCGCAGGTGATCGAGCATCTCGTCGCTCAACTCGACGGGCACGCCGAGCTCCTCGACGTACAGGCGCAGATAGTCGTTCCAGTACGCGGCGAAGTCGAACTCGCCGTCGTAGTCGGTGTGGTACGCGGTCGTGCCGCGGTAGTGCGCGCGATCGAGACGCGCGTCATCGGGCTCGAATCCCGCGCGCTCGCACGCCCGCAGGACGTGCCCATGGCTCGGCAGGTGGAAGATGCCGCCCACATCGAGGAGAACCGCTTCGATCGCGCGCACGGTCGGCGAATCTAACGACGCATTGGTCGGTGCGGATCAGATCGGCGGCGTCACGGTGAACGCCTTGCGCGCCGAGAGGCCACTCGTGTTGCCGATCGCGGCGATCGTCGCCTTGCCGGCGGCGGCACCCGCGGGCACGGCCAGGGTCGTCTTGAACCCGCCGGTTCCGTCGGCGGTCACGAGCGGGTGCGCGGTCAGGGTGCCGTCGGAATCCTTGAAGGTCACACGCACGTGCTCACCGGGCGCAAAGCCGGCGCCGGTGACCTTCACGACCGTGCCCGTGCTGCCCGAGTGCGGCCGCATCTTCAACGTCGGCGCGGGCACGATCGGCTGCCAATCGGCCGCGATGTTCGACGGCTGACCGCTGTCGTTCGTCACGCGCGCGTTCTCGCCGCCGCCCGCCGGAACCGCCCACAGCTGCGCGCTCCCCGCGCCGTCGTTCGCCGTGAACACGATCTCGCCGCCGGCGGGCGAGAACGCGGGGTGCGCGCCGTCCGAGTAGCCGTTGCTCTCGTGCACGAACGCAACGGGGGCCGATCCGTTCGCACGCATGATCCAAAGGTCCTCGCCGACCGACCCCGGATGCGGTCGCCCGCTCCGGAACACGATGAGGCTGCCGTCGGGCGACCAACTCGGCTCGTCGTCGGAATGCACGTCGTTGGTGAGATCGGTCGGTGCGCCGCCGTTCGCGCGCATCGACCAGATGTCCTCGTTGCCGGTGACGTCGCTCACGAAGAGGATGTGCTTTCCGTCCGGCGACCACTGCGGATCGGTGTCGTCGCCCGCGTCGTTCGTGCGCCGGACGACGTTCGAGCCGTTGGCGTTCATCACGTAGATCTGCGGACGTCCCGATGTCTCGCGGTCGCTCGCGAACGCGATCTTCTTGCCGTCCGGTGACCACGTCGGTTGGGCGTCACCGTGGCCGCCGGTCGCGGTGAGGTCGACGCGGCCGGTGCCGTTCGCCTTCATGACCCAGATGTCGCCCTCGCTCGCGAACGCGATCTTCGTGCCGAACGGGTTCCACGCGGGATCGCTCTCCGCGTTGCCGTTCGACAGGTTGCGCTCGGCGCCGTTCGCCGGGTTCACCGTGTAGATCTCGGGGAAGCCGGCTCGCGTCGTGACGAACGCGATCAGACCGTTCGAACCCGGATACGCGGCGCCCGCGGGAGCGACGCCGAACGCGGCGACGACCGCGGCCGTGAGCGCGACGAGTGCGAAGCGTGCCGTGATCCCCATGAGGCCCTCCCCGAGCCGCCCGACCCCGGCCAGCACGCTAGGCATACGTGTGTACCACTGCACAAATGTCGGGATGTCGTCGCGTGTACGTCGCGCCGCGGGCGCCCCGCTACGGTCGCTCGTGATGGACGACGTGTCGCGTGTGCTCGCTCGACTCGACCCCGCGATGCTCGTCGTCACCATGCGCGCGGGCGACGAGCGCAGCGGCTGCCTCGTCGGGTTCCACGCGCAGTGCAGCATCGAGCCGCTGCAATATGCGGTGTGGATCTCGAAGGCCAACCACAGCTTCCGAGTCGCGGTCGCGGCCGAGGTCTTCGTGCTGCACCTGCTCGACGAAGGTGACCGCGCGATCGCGACGCTCTTCGGTGAGACGACCGGCGACGAAGTCGACAAGTTCGCGCGCTGCAACTGGCACGAGGGGAGCGACGGCGCGCCGCTGCTCGACGACTGCGCGACCCGTGTGCTCGCACGCCCGGCCGGCTTTCACGATGCGAGTGGCGACCACGTCGGCTTCGTGGTCGAGCCGTTCGAGACCCAGGCGCCCTCGGCGCCGCTGCGTCCGTTGCGCTACTCGATGATCGCCGACCTCGAAGCCGGGCATCCCGCGACGGACCCGCCGAACGTCGACTGACGCGGCACCCGGGGTCCGGCCCCGGGCGCGGGCCGTGCGACCGGGAGCGTCCCCGCCGACGGGGCGGTTGGTAGTCTCCGCCGACCCCGGGGGCGGGGCATCTCAGTGGGCGGGCTCGAATGATCGAGCTTCGCCCGCGTGACGGCGGGGGGCTGGCAGATGTCAGGCGCGCGGATGGTCGCGTGGGCGGTGGCGCGCGGCGTCACTGGTGTCGTGGCGGTCGGGATGACGGTCGTGTCCTTCGGGGTCGCACCCGCGTCTGCCGCGAGTCGCGGCGCGAGTCCGGCGATCACGCCGGCGAACGACGCGTTCGCCAATCCGGTCGTGCTCCCGAAAGCGAGCAGCTCCCGCACGGGTGACACGAACGTCGGGGCGACGAAGGAGGCCGGTGAGCCGCAGCACGCGGGCTTCGCCGGCGGGTCGTCCGTTTGGTACGAGTGGCTCGCCGCCGGCAGCGGAGCGGTGACCATCGACACGACGAAGTCGAGCTTCGACACGTTGCTCGCGGTGTACACGGGCACGACGGTGTCGGCGCTCACGTCGATCGCGAGCAACGACGACAACCCCGCGTGCGCGCCCGCGTGCTTCACGAGCAAGCTCTCGTTCACGGCGACCGCGGGCGTCGACTACCGCATCGCGATCGACGGTCAGACCGACTTCACGACGCCTCCTACCGGCACGATCGCGCTGCACCTCAAGGTCGATCCTCCTGCGAACGACGCGTTCGCCAACGCAATCGCGCTCTCGGGAGCGACGGTGAGCCGGACGTCCGACTCGAACGTCAGCGCGACAAAGGAAGCCGGCGAACCGAACCACGCGGGTGATCCCGGCGGCGCGTCGGTCTGGTACTCGTGGACCGCGCCGACGACGCGAACCGTCGCGATCGACACCATGACCTCGGGCTTCGACACGGTGCTCGCCGTGTACACCGGAAACACCGTCAGCGCGTTGACATCCGTTGCCTCCAACGATGACAACGCCTCGTGCGGCCCGTGCCTCACGAGCAGGCTCACGTTCGTGGCGACCTCGGGAACGACATATCGCATCGCGGTCGACGGATACAGCGGCGGCGCCGTGGCGACGGGACGAATCGCGCTCCACCTCACGAACCCGCCGCCCAACGACGACTTCGCGAACGCGATCGTGCTCACGGGCGCGAACGTGTCGCGTTCGGCCGACACGAACGTCGCTGCGACCAAGCAGTCGGGCGAGCCGAATCACGCAGGGAATCCCGGCGGCGCGTCGGTCTGGTACGCGTGGACCGCCCCGAACACGGGTCAGGTGGCGCTCGACACGTCGGGTTCGACGTTCGACACGCTGCTCGGCGTCTACACGGGAGGCGCCGTCAACGGACTCAACACGATCATCGCGAATGACGACGACACGTCGTGTGCTCCGTGCCTGACGAGTCGAGTGTCGTTCCTCGCGACGGGCGGCATGACGTATCGCATCGCGGTCGACGGCGACGCGGACTTCGGGCACGGTTTCGGAACCGTCGCGTTGCACCTCGTCGCTGCGCCCGCCAATGACGCGTTCGCGAATGCGATCGCGGTCGCGGGTGGCGCAGTGACCCGAACCGGTGACACGAACGTCGGCGCGACGAAGGAGTCCGGCGAGCCGAACCATGCGAGCGACATCGGCGGCGCGTCGGTCTGGTATTCGTGGACCGCTCCCGTCGCGGCCATGGTCGACATCAACACGGCCGGATCGAACTTCGACACGTTGCTCGCCGTGTACACGGGGTCGGCCGTCAACGCGTTGACGGCCGTCGCGTCCAACGACGACGACCCGACCTGTGGAACTTGTCGCACGAGCCGGCTCGCGTTCACCCCGAGCGCGGGCGTCACCTATCGAATCG harbors:
- a CDS encoding DUF2510 domain-containing protein, encoding MGTAAPGWYPDPAGGTGARYWDGARWTEQTTPSPPPPTRGGWSPPPSMATGAGASIGAPSRLSTWVTVLVVVFTALLIFLAFVAFQSDDRDDSSRAAAPTTGATPAPQFTPSYHPRLDANGDPDIVAFPRTRPVGTTSAVPPVLFADPPGPDVIDPPTARAVVQSSWDARRDAIAQQRNVRVEELETGSALAIDVERACGCAIGDRFGPASDISVAVAHQHSYPASFFAQLNTTLNDTRWSALLVYTRSGPADPWRLAFAGGGQPIGNATEFGYALAADGFAQPAPTARPPAAGMLASFWQSVKDDGIVDLPAQFAPATLTSVWAATLVESRQGDVNEQNGLIGYYRFYADPTTDTYAVGLADGTVLQCSSIQEQKTWLPGHGDAITQPGTRRAWGPDVAPGTYGAVLEVSEYTPCFQYRPGIAEFQTNGVAPPDDIRYVGLAPAARTL
- a CDS encoding nuclear transport factor 2 family protein — protein: MDTAPTPAERIREVLALAGAMDVEAIARHLAPDVVMELPYAPPPLPRRYDGLSEVLGFQRATAPLFERFALEVERIHVAPGPPTVVIAEYRSDGVVAQSGRPYRNRYVTVFELDPSDRIRRWREFYDPAAVRAAFPAER
- a CDS encoding Rieske 2Fe-2S domain-containing protein — its product is MSEADPEETRMGRRFPFPIPFGWFQVAYPEDLEPGDVTPLHYFGRELVLWREANGDFHLQDAFCPHLGAHIGHGGTVDGTQVVCPFHGWKYDGTGACTNTPYSQRTNKKAKLRTYPVVVRNGFVMAWYHPYDEPPQWEIPAFSEPDDPNFTDYFRSSYIIHTVPQEMSENGADPAHFLYVHGTETVAEMESYEIDGPRSTMLSKQSYVTPRGTTWGRIDVFNHGPGFSAVWFSGIVDALNIATTTPIDDETTQVRFNFTVRKFDDEKMTSTVAEAFVAEINKQVQEDRPIWEHKRFLPVPALADTDGPILKFRKWYGQFYAEPYEINA
- a CDS encoding ribbon-helix-helix domain-containing protein; translation: MARDDDDDREVRQFNVYLPVELIRRVKHHAVDTEQSLSAIVTAALDEYLARGAKTTRGKRRGD
- a CDS encoding VOC family protein, giving the protein MATDGFIGFYVQTRNYGATAAFWKSLGFENMFETGHGSGQWVHPTGGPYVFVDEQPDGDLETHPILNVADCEQFAPSRAPEFAKEFTPEHWGVMEAVILDPDGRPVSLQAPLPPGVNAPDLDAHHDEKYG
- a CDS encoding HAD family hydrolase produces the protein MRAIEAVLLDVGGIFHLPSHGHVLRACERAGFEPDDARLDRAHYRGTTAYHTDYDGEFDFAAYWNDYLRLYVEELGVPVELSDEMLDHLRQEFTVGGLWSRVIPDSADSLRELAATGVRLGVVSNANGTVAEQLREQEILQVGPGIGVEVECVIDSGAVGVMKPDPRIFTIALDAMGLRADDVWYVGDMPGIDVVGARAAGIRPLVMDPFGFHAGRDYDTVDSLRAVAQLVRAA
- a CDS encoding flavin reductase family protein; this translates as MDDVSRVLARLDPAMLVVTMRAGDERSGCLVGFHAQCSIEPLQYAVWISKANHSFRVAVAAEVFVLHLLDEGDRAIATLFGETTGDEVDKFARCNWHEGSDGAPLLDDCATRVLARPAGFHDASGDHVGFVVEPFETQAPSAPLRPLRYSMIADLEAGHPATDPPNVD
- a CDS encoding IPT/TIG domain-containing protein; this encodes MTAGGWQMSGARMVAWAVARGVTGVVAVGMTVVSFGVAPASAASRGASPAITPANDAFANPVVLPKASSSRTGDTNVGATKEAGEPQHAGFAGGSSVWYEWLAAGSGAVTIDTTKSSFDTLLAVYTGTTVSALTSIASNDDNPACAPACFTSKLSFTATAGVDYRIAIDGQTDFTTPPTGTIALHLKVDPPANDAFANAIALSGATVSRTSDSNVSATKEAGEPNHAGDPGGASVWYSWTAPTTRTVAIDTMTSGFDTVLAVYTGNTVSALTSVASNDDNASCGPCLTSRLTFVATSGTTYRIAVDGYSGGAVATGRIALHLTNPPPNDDFANAIVLTGANVSRSADTNVAATKQSGEPNHAGNPGGASVWYAWTAPNTGQVALDTSGSTFDTLLGVYTGGAVNGLNTIIANDDDTSCAPCLTSRVSFLATGGMTYRIAVDGDADFGHGFGTVALHLVAAPANDAFANAIAVAGGAVTRTGDTNVGATKESGEPNHASDIGGASVWYSWTAPVAAMVDINTAGSNFDTLLAVYTGSAVNALTAVASNDDDPTCGTCRTSRLAFTPSAGVTYRIAIDGVTDFEGSVPEGSITLQVAQVGAATVTGFTPAAVAQKKVVTILGSGFTGATAVTFTKAGGGTVNATTFSLNDDGHISATVPALATTGPVSVTTPTAVATSATNLKIKATIKSFTPGSGAVGATVFVTGTALTGAMKVTLNGKTTRFSVVSDTTISFKVPVGATSGAIQITTAGGKVTSATTFAVS